From Actinoplanes oblitus, a single genomic window includes:
- a CDS encoding molybdopterin oxidoreductase family protein codes for MTDRTVDIWGAGTPHAKGTVWPVRVDQHLDPGVTEEQVDRWVHSACLLCSNGCGCDIAVKDGRMVGVRGRASDEVNHGRLGPKGLYGSTVWSHAADRLTRPMIREGGALVECDWPAAMGRIVEVSQRLLREKGPLSHGFYTSGQLFLEEYYTLSVIGKAGLGTPHMDGNTRLCTATAAAALKESFGADGQPGCYADIEHCDTIFLYGHNLAETQTVLWSRVLDRTRGPHPPVLVCVDPRRTKVAEEAVRTGGVHLAPRVGTNLALMNGLTRELFEHGWVDDTWVAEHTLGVDELREVVGWYTPERVAEICGIDPAELRRAARIFGTGGAVLSTVLQGFYQSHQATAAAVAVNNLHLLRGMIGRPGAGILQMNGQPTAQNNRECGADGDLPGFRNWDDEQHVRQLAELWNVDPLKIPHWADPTHAMQIISYAEEGSIGFLWISATNPAVSMPESARIRRILAGEQCFVVVQDLFLTETARLADVVLPAAGWGEKTGTFTNADRTVHLSEKAVDPPGEARSDLDIFLAYADAMDFRDDDGAPLVKWRTPEEAFDAWRAASAGRPCDYSGLTYAKLRGPTGIRWPVTEAAPDGTERLYTDAVFPSATEYCETYGHDLLTGAAVTQQEHRALRPDGRAFLKGADYTPAHEPTSEEYPLLYTTGRTVHQFHTRTKTGRAEPLRRAAPDMWVELSPADAERLGIAEGDMVRVESPRGSIEAPARIGRVKEGAVFAPFHYGGEDRQANELTMTVWDPVSKQPCFKTAACRVSKVRAGGRR; via the coding sequence GTGACAGACAGAACCGTTGATATCTGGGGTGCCGGGACGCCGCACGCCAAGGGCACGGTGTGGCCGGTCCGGGTCGATCAGCACCTGGACCCGGGCGTCACCGAGGAGCAGGTCGACCGCTGGGTGCACAGCGCCTGCCTGCTGTGCAGCAATGGCTGCGGCTGCGACATCGCGGTCAAGGATGGCCGGATGGTAGGGGTCCGCGGCCGGGCGAGCGACGAGGTCAACCACGGCCGGCTCGGCCCGAAGGGCCTGTACGGCAGCACCGTGTGGTCCCACGCGGCCGACCGGCTGACCCGGCCGATGATCCGCGAGGGCGGGGCCCTGGTCGAGTGCGACTGGCCGGCCGCGATGGGCCGGATCGTCGAGGTGTCGCAGCGGCTGCTGCGCGAGAAGGGACCGCTGTCGCATGGCTTCTACACCAGCGGCCAGCTGTTCCTGGAGGAGTACTACACGCTGTCGGTGATCGGCAAGGCCGGCCTCGGCACCCCGCACATGGACGGCAACACCCGGCTGTGCACGGCGACCGCCGCTGCCGCGCTCAAGGAGTCGTTCGGCGCCGACGGGCAACCCGGTTGCTACGCCGACATCGAGCATTGCGACACCATTTTTCTGTACGGCCACAACCTCGCCGAGACGCAGACCGTCCTGTGGAGCCGGGTCCTGGACCGCACCCGCGGCCCCCACCCGCCGGTGCTGGTCTGCGTCGACCCGCGCCGTACCAAGGTCGCCGAGGAGGCCGTGCGGACCGGCGGCGTGCACCTGGCCCCGCGCGTCGGTACCAACCTCGCGCTGATGAACGGTCTCACCCGCGAACTGTTCGAGCACGGCTGGGTCGACGACACGTGGGTGGCCGAGCACACCCTCGGCGTCGACGAGCTGCGGGAGGTCGTCGGCTGGTACACCCCGGAGCGGGTCGCCGAGATCTGTGGCATCGACCCGGCGGAGCTGCGCCGGGCCGCCCGGATCTTCGGTACCGGCGGGGCCGTGCTCTCCACCGTGCTGCAGGGCTTCTACCAGTCGCACCAGGCCACCGCGGCCGCCGTGGCGGTGAACAACCTGCACCTGCTGCGCGGCATGATCGGCCGGCCGGGCGCCGGCATCCTGCAGATGAACGGGCAGCCGACAGCGCAGAACAACCGGGAGTGCGGTGCCGACGGCGACCTGCCCGGATTCCGCAACTGGGACGACGAGCAGCACGTCCGGCAGCTGGCCGAGCTGTGGAACGTCGATCCGCTGAAGATTCCGCACTGGGCCGATCCGACGCACGCCATGCAGATCATCAGCTACGCCGAGGAGGGCTCGATCGGCTTCCTGTGGATCTCCGCCACCAATCCGGCGGTGTCCATGCCGGAATCCGCCCGGATCCGCCGGATCCTCGCCGGCGAGCAGTGCTTCGTGGTGGTCCAGGACCTGTTCCTGACCGAGACCGCCCGGCTCGCCGACGTGGTGCTGCCGGCCGCCGGCTGGGGTGAGAAGACCGGCACCTTCACCAACGCGGACCGCACCGTGCACCTGTCCGAGAAGGCCGTCGACCCGCCCGGCGAGGCACGCAGCGACCTGGACATCTTCCTGGCCTACGCGGACGCCATGGACTTCCGGGACGACGACGGCGCTCCGCTGGTCAAGTGGCGGACGCCGGAGGAGGCGTTCGACGCGTGGCGGGCGGCCAGCGCGGGCCGGCCGTGTGACTACAGCGGACTGACGTACGCGAAACTGCGCGGACCGACGGGCATCCGGTGGCCCGTCACCGAGGCGGCCCCGGACGGCACCGAGCGGCTCTACACCGACGCGGTCTTCCCGAGCGCCACCGAGTACTGCGAGACCTACGGCCACGACCTGCTCACCGGGGCCGCCGTCACCCAGCAGGAGCACCGGGCGCTGCGTCCGGACGGCCGGGCGTTCCTGAAGGGCGCCGACTACACGCCCGCCCACGAGCCGACCAGCGAGGAGTATCCGCTGCTCTACACGACCGGCCGGACCGTCCACCAATTCCACACCCGGACCAAGACCGGCCGCGCCGAGCCGCTGCGCCGGGCGGCCCCGGACATGTGGGTCGAGCTGTCCCCGGCCGACGCCGAACGGCTCGGGATCGCCGAGGGTGACATGGTGCGGGTCGAGTCGCCGCGTGGCTCGATCGAGGCGCCGGCCCGGATCGGGCGGGTCAAGGAGGGCGCGGTCTTCGCGCCGTTCCACTACGGCGGGGAGGACCGGCAGGCGAACGAACTCACCATGACCGTCTGGGATCCGGTCTCCAAACAGCCCTGCTTCAAGACCGCCGCGTGCCGGGTCAGCAAGGTCCGGGCTGGAGGACGACGATGA
- a CDS encoding cytochrome P450, translated as MSVHRHPLVDDSLGLAVQGYSWFPGRWRRSPDPDIMHTRLMGKHAVGLRGPEAVRFFYDESHVRRHGALPEPVRGTLFGYGAIHTLDGIEHRNRKLMFLAGLKDPHRVGRLAERAGQVWDSAAADWATQPRVVLFDATARVLTRAVHDWAEVPLDPADLDRTAADLTALVDGFATGGPRHWRARRARGRLERRLAGVIEQHRAGEPDDSVLGLVARHTETDGRLLTPERAAVELLNVLRPTVAVSWFVTFAGHALHRWPELRDPLRDGDLGYAVAFAHELRRFYPFAPFVGGTAVRDLTFQDEHIPSGSLVLLDIYGQNHDSRLWPDPYRFDPDRFLGREPGRDELIPQGGGDPREGHRCPGEDVTVALLSTLAIRLARLDYEVPGDQDLSISLRRIPALPRSRVELRVTGTGAARHTVSAGDGQGSQPG; from the coding sequence ATGTCTGTGCATCGGCATCCCCTCGTTGACGACAGCCTCGGTCTCGCCGTTCAGGGCTACTCCTGGTTCCCCGGCCGGTGGCGCCGGTCGCCGGACCCGGACATCATGCATACGCGGCTGATGGGCAAGCACGCGGTCGGGCTGCGCGGGCCGGAGGCGGTGCGGTTCTTCTACGACGAGTCGCACGTGCGGCGGCACGGCGCTCTTCCCGAGCCGGTGCGCGGCACGCTGTTCGGGTACGGCGCCATCCACACCCTCGACGGCATCGAGCACCGCAACCGCAAGCTGATGTTCCTGGCCGGGCTCAAGGATCCGCACCGGGTCGGCCGGCTCGCCGAGCGCGCCGGGCAGGTCTGGGACAGCGCGGCCGCCGACTGGGCCACCCAGCCGCGGGTGGTTCTGTTCGACGCGACCGCCCGGGTGCTGACCAGGGCGGTCCACGACTGGGCCGAGGTGCCGCTCGACCCCGCCGACCTGGACCGGACGGCGGCGGACCTGACCGCGCTGGTCGACGGGTTCGCCACCGGCGGGCCCCGGCACTGGCGGGCGCGCCGGGCCCGCGGCCGCCTGGAACGCCGGCTGGCCGGGGTGATCGAGCAGCACCGGGCCGGCGAGCCGGACGACTCGGTGCTCGGCCTGGTGGCCCGGCACACCGAGACCGACGGGCGGCTGCTGACGCCGGAGCGTGCCGCGGTCGAGCTGCTCAACGTGCTGCGGCCGACGGTCGCGGTGTCGTGGTTCGTCACGTTCGCCGGGCACGCGCTGCACCGGTGGCCGGAGCTGCGCGACCCGCTGCGCGACGGCGACCTCGGCTACGCCGTCGCCTTCGCCCACGAGCTACGCCGCTTCTACCCGTTCGCCCCGTTCGTCGGCGGGACCGCCGTCCGGGACCTGACCTTCCAGGACGAGCACATCCCGAGCGGCTCCCTCGTGCTGCTGGACATCTACGGGCAGAACCACGACTCGCGGCTCTGGCCGGACCCGTACCGGTTCGACCCGGACCGGTTCCTCGGCCGCGAACCCGGTCGCGACGAGCTGATCCCGCAGGGTGGCGGCGATCCGCGGGAGGGGCATCGGTGCCCCGGCGAGGACGTCACCGTCGCCCTGCTGTCCACCCTGGCGATCCGGCTGGCCCGGCTCGACTACGAAGTGCCCGGCGACCAGGACCTGAGCATCTCGCTGCGCCGCATCCCGGCGCTGCCCCGCAGCCGGGTCGAGCTGCGGGTGACCGGTACCGGCGCGGCGCGGCACACCGTTTCGGCGGGGGACGGCCAGGGTAGCCAACCCGGGTGA
- a CDS encoding VOC family protein, giving the protein MTSRFTQWTLDVDDVRRQAAFWSAALGYEIEYGPDGDAHLLPPDGGLTVWLQPSAAGKSAKNRNHPDLVATDGDVSAEVARLLALGATRADVGQTGDEPFTVLADPEGNEFCLLHRH; this is encoded by the coding sequence ATGACGAGCCGTTTCACGCAGTGGACCCTGGACGTCGACGACGTGCGCCGGCAGGCCGCGTTCTGGTCGGCCGCCCTCGGCTACGAGATCGAGTACGGCCCCGACGGCGACGCGCACCTGCTGCCTCCCGACGGCGGCCTGACCGTCTGGCTCCAGCCGTCCGCCGCCGGGAAGTCCGCCAAGAACCGCAACCACCCCGACCTGGTCGCCACCGACGGCGACGTGTCCGCCGAGGTCGCCCGCTTGCTCGCGCTCGGCGCCACCCGAGCCGACGTGGGCCAGACCGGCGACGAGCCGTTCACCGTCCTGGCCGATCCGGAGGGCAACGAGTTCTGCCTCCTCCACCGCCACTGA
- a CDS encoding GntR family transcriptional regulator, with the protein MDSVLAALAATRVAATSSTADRVAGAIREQIAAGRLPPGARLPEQAFAEALRVSRNTVRESFGQLIGERILVREQNRGVFVAVPGPDDVRDVYRARRLIEPAALRSGDLAGDPAAVARVTTAVERGRAAAAAADWPAVADANQDFHRAVAALAGSPRLDHQMGLLLAEMRLIFHRMGAVRDFHEPYLRQNTRIAAQLAAGRRGEAADELATYLAAAERQIGAALRR; encoded by the coding sequence GTGGACTCCGTGCTGGCCGCCCTCGCCGCCACCCGCGTCGCCGCCACCTCATCGACCGCCGACCGGGTCGCCGGCGCGATCCGCGAGCAGATCGCTGCGGGCCGGCTGCCACCCGGGGCCCGGCTGCCCGAGCAGGCCTTCGCCGAGGCGCTGCGGGTCTCCCGCAACACCGTCCGTGAGTCGTTCGGCCAGCTGATCGGCGAGCGGATCCTGGTGCGCGAGCAGAACCGCGGGGTCTTCGTCGCCGTGCCCGGCCCCGACGACGTCCGCGACGTCTACCGGGCCCGCCGCCTGATCGAGCCGGCCGCGCTGCGCTCCGGCGACCTGGCCGGAGACCCGGCCGCCGTCGCCCGGGTCACCACCGCCGTCGAGCGGGGCCGGGCCGCTGCCGCCGCTGCCGACTGGCCCGCCGTCGCCGACGCCAACCAGGACTTCCACCGCGCCGTGGCGGCGCTGGCCGGCAGCCCCCGGCTCGATCACCAGATGGGCCTGCTGCTCGCCGAGATGCGGCTGATCTTTCACCGGATGGGCGCGGTCCGCGACTTCCACGAGCCGTACCTGCGGCAGAACACCCGGATCGCCGCCCAGCTCGCCGCCGGTCGCCGAGGTGAGGCCGCTGACGAGCTGGCGACCTATCTGGCCGCCGCCGAGCGGCAGATCGGCGCCGCGCTGCGGCGGTGA
- a CDS encoding 5-oxoprolinase subunit B family protein has protein sequence MRVLRYGDRALLVDLGSEAGPLAAAALARACREQVPGLLDATPAARTVLLALDTRTDPSEVRRRLAEVRVDRPGAAAAGLVRIVVRYDGPDLAEVSELTGLSPGEVVRRHTSGTWQVAFGGFAPGFAYLVGGDPALAVPRRSEPRTSVPAGSVALAGEYSAVYPRPSPGGWQLIGTTSARLWDLDREPPALLQPGDRVKFEVTA, from the coding sequence GTGAGGGTGCTGCGGTACGGGGATCGGGCGCTGCTGGTGGACCTCGGCTCCGAGGCCGGGCCACTCGCCGCCGCCGCGCTGGCCCGGGCCTGCCGGGAGCAGGTGCCGGGCCTGCTCGACGCGACGCCGGCGGCGCGGACCGTGCTGCTCGCGCTCGACACCCGCACCGATCCGTCCGAGGTGCGCCGCCGGCTCGCTGAGGTGCGCGTCGATCGCCCCGGCGCGGCGGCAGCGGGACTCGTCCGGATCGTGGTGCGCTACGACGGCCCGGACCTGGCGGAGGTGTCCGAGCTGACCGGCCTCTCCCCCGGCGAGGTCGTCCGGCGGCACACCAGCGGGACCTGGCAGGTGGCGTTCGGCGGTTTCGCGCCCGGCTTCGCCTATCTCGTCGGCGGCGACCCGGCCCTCGCGGTGCCCCGGCGTTCCGAGCCGCGCACCTCGGTGCCGGCGGGTTCGGTGGCGCTCGCCGGCGAGTACAGCGCGGTCTACCCCCGCCCGTCGCCGGGCGGATGGCAGTTGATCGGGACCACCTCGGCGCGGCTGTGGGACCTCGACCGGGAACCGCCCGCCCTCCTGCAGCCGGGCGACCGGGTGAAATTCGAGGTGACAGCGTGA
- a CDS encoding 5-oxoprolinase subunit C family protein: MAVDRDHLGAAVGPRPGTARPPAAGRPGEIRGDSVIEVLAPGPLATIQDLGRPGFAAVGVGRSGAADRAALTLANRLVANPEGAACVETLLGGLTVRALRQVWVAIAGAPAPATVDGTPAGHHALFTLRPGQRLRLGTPPTGLRTYLAVRGGVDVPPVLGSRSRDTLSGIGPEPLAVGTLLPIGPEPPAWPVTEVAPVPVPPGGPVTLRAIRGPRDHFLTDPLALRRDGWTVSSRSDRIGLRLTGNVIPVDPAAAGIPSEGLARGAVQLPPGGEPVVFLADHPTTGGYPVVAVLLDADVDRASQLRPGQPVRIALTD, translated from the coding sequence ATGGCAGTTGATCGGGACCACCTCGGCGCGGCTGTGGGACCTCGACCGGGAACCGCCCGCCCTCCTGCAGCCGGGCGACCGGGTGAAATTCGAGGTGACAGCGTGATCGAGGTCCTCGCACCCGGCCCCCTGGCGACGATCCAGGACCTCGGGCGGCCCGGCTTCGCCGCCGTCGGGGTCGGCCGCTCGGGCGCCGCCGACCGCGCCGCCCTCACCCTGGCCAACCGCCTGGTCGCCAACCCGGAGGGCGCCGCCTGCGTGGAGACCCTGCTCGGCGGCCTGACCGTGCGAGCGCTGCGCCAGGTCTGGGTGGCGATCGCCGGGGCACCCGCGCCGGCCACCGTCGACGGCACCCCGGCCGGGCACCACGCACTGTTCACCCTGCGCCCCGGCCAGCGGCTGCGGCTCGGCACCCCGCCCACCGGCCTGCGCACCTATCTCGCCGTCCGTGGCGGTGTCGACGTGCCACCCGTGCTCGGCTCCCGCAGCCGCGACACCCTGTCCGGCATCGGGCCCGAGCCCCTCGCCGTGGGCACCCTGCTGCCGATCGGCCCGGAACCGCCGGCCTGGCCGGTCACCGAGGTCGCCCCGGTGCCGGTCCCGCCCGGCGGCCCGGTCACGCTGCGGGCGATCCGCGGACCCCGGGACCATTTCCTCACCGACCCGCTGGCGCTGCGGCGCGACGGCTGGACGGTCTCGTCCCGGTCCGACCGGATCGGCCTGCGGCTGACCGGCAACGTCATCCCGGTCGACCCGGCGGCCGCCGGCATCCCCAGCGAAGGCCTGGCCCGAGGCGCCGTGCAGCTGCCGCCGGGCGGCGAGCCCGTGGTGTTCCTGGCCGACCATCCCACCACCGGCGGATACCCGGTGGTGGCGGTGCTGCTCGACGCCGACGTGGACCGCGCGAGCCAGCTCCGCCCGGGGCAGCCGGTCCGGATCGCGCTGACCGACTGA
- a CDS encoding SGNH/GDSL hydrolase family protein has translation MNRTSRHALAALGAALILGTTTAGPATAAGPAAGTSARSQVHTAGRVGPVPGGTGFTWPGVYFEGRFLGTSVGLALDDAVNDYDVRVDGGPPITLVTPGSGTHWIGGLARGAHTVRLAKRTESPWNLAVFSGLVAGPGGRILSRPAARHRQIEFIGDSWTAGYGDMSTTRDCSGAGVLTRNSNADQAFGARTARALHADYQVNAWSGIGMVRNYNGSNPGTDYRTYYDRAFQAVDATVWRRPPSWHPRVVVIGLGINDFSTALNPGEKWADEAALAADFQAAYQGFLDKLRGIYGPGAYFVLTYPDLSYRTTALADSIQRIVAGRTDRVRALYYDNTALGLDLMGCDWHPSLHDHAALAGALTDELRTLPIRW, from the coding sequence ATGAACCGTACGTCCCGGCACGCGCTGGCCGCGCTCGGCGCCGCCCTGATCCTCGGCACGACGACCGCCGGACCGGCGACCGCCGCCGGACCCGCGGCGGGCACGTCGGCGCGCTCCCAGGTGCACACCGCCGGCCGCGTCGGCCCGGTACCGGGCGGCACCGGCTTCACCTGGCCGGGCGTCTACTTCGAGGGTCGCTTCCTCGGCACCAGCGTGGGACTGGCACTCGACGACGCGGTCAACGACTACGACGTGCGGGTGGACGGCGGGCCGCCGATCACACTCGTCACCCCGGGCAGCGGCACCCACTGGATCGGTGGGCTGGCCCGGGGCGCGCACACCGTACGCCTGGCCAAGCGGACCGAAAGCCCCTGGAACCTGGCGGTGTTCAGCGGTCTGGTCGCCGGTCCCGGCGGGCGGATCCTGAGCCGCCCGGCGGCCCGGCACCGGCAGATCGAGTTCATCGGCGATTCCTGGACCGCCGGGTACGGCGACATGTCCACCACCCGCGACTGCTCCGGCGCCGGGGTGCTGACCCGCAACAGCAACGCCGACCAGGCCTTCGGCGCCCGGACCGCCCGTGCGCTGCACGCGGACTACCAGGTGAACGCGTGGTCGGGCATCGGGATGGTGCGCAACTACAACGGGAGCAACCCCGGCACCGACTACCGCACCTACTACGACCGGGCGTTCCAGGCGGTCGACGCGACGGTGTGGCGGCGGCCGCCCTCCTGGCATCCGCGGGTGGTGGTGATCGGGCTGGGCATCAACGACTTCTCGACGGCGCTGAACCCCGGCGAGAAGTGGGCCGACGAAGCCGCCCTGGCCGCCGACTTCCAGGCCGCCTACCAGGGATTCCTGGACAAGCTCCGGGGCATCTACGGTCCGGGCGCCTATTTCGTGCTGACCTATCCGGACCTGAGTTACCGGACCACCGCACTCGCCGACTCGATCCAGCGGATCGTCGCCGGGCGCACCGACCGGGTGCGGGCGCTCTACTACGACAACACGGCGCTGGGCCTGGACCTGATGGGCTGCGACTGGCACCCGTCGCTGCACGACCACGCGGCCCTGGCCGGCGCGCTCACCGACGAGCTGCGCACCCTGCCGATCAGGTGGTGA
- a CDS encoding GNAT family N-acetyltransferase codes for MTSTVRRATTEDLPEVATLFAGYLDFYRRPAPRETILAFLRERHERDESIVLLARTPGGEPAGFVTVYPTFSSLSMAPVWTLNDLFVAPAARRLGVGQALVRACAAEARAAGAIGVQLQTAPDNTSAQALYRSEGFEPDTFSAYYLPLPR; via the coding sequence ATGACATCCACGGTACGTCGCGCCACCACCGAGGACCTGCCCGAGGTGGCGACGCTGTTCGCCGGATATCTCGACTTCTATCGGCGACCGGCGCCCCGGGAGACCATCCTCGCGTTCCTGCGGGAGCGGCACGAGCGCGACGAGTCCATCGTGCTGCTGGCCCGCACCCCGGGCGGGGAGCCGGCCGGGTTCGTCACCGTCTACCCGACCTTCTCCTCGCTGTCGATGGCACCGGTGTGGACCCTCAACGACCTGTTCGTCGCGCCGGCGGCCCGGCGCCTCGGCGTCGGCCAGGCCCTGGTGCGTGCCTGCGCCGCCGAGGCCCGGGCGGCCGGCGCGATCGGGGTCCAGCTGCAGACCGCGCCGGACAACACGAGCGCGCAGGCGCTGTACCGGTCCGAGGGCTTCGAACCGGACACCTTCAGCGCCTACTACCTGCCGCTCCCCCGCTAG
- a CDS encoding ABC transporter substrate-binding protein: protein MNARLFAALAAVILLVAGCGGNDEKTPGTAGQLDKVNTGVIAIVDVAPIYLGKEKGFFRDRNIDLTLTTAQGGAAIVPAVIGGEYQFGFSNTVSLLLGAAKNLPIKVVSNGNNSTGADGKDFGSLFVRADSPITSPRQLAGKTVAANTLKNIVETSVRASVREDGGDPAAVRFTELAFPDQVPALQKGSVDAIFVVEPFQQAAIAAGARRIASPYVDVAPDLTVAMYFTSQQLIAGNPDLVKRFTDAMKESLAYADQHPDEVRGVLGTYTKIAPEVRSALVLPKFPAEVNRASVETLADLAVTDHLLTAKPDLNALLP from the coding sequence ATGAATGCCAGGCTGTTCGCGGCGCTCGCCGCGGTGATCCTGCTCGTCGCCGGGTGCGGCGGCAACGATGAGAAGACGCCGGGGACCGCCGGACAGCTCGACAAGGTCAACACCGGGGTGATCGCGATCGTCGACGTGGCCCCGATCTACCTGGGCAAGGAGAAGGGCTTCTTCCGCGACCGGAACATCGACCTCACGCTCACCACGGCGCAGGGCGGCGCCGCGATCGTCCCGGCGGTGATCGGCGGCGAATACCAGTTCGGCTTCAGCAACACCGTCTCGCTGCTGCTCGGCGCCGCCAAGAACCTGCCGATCAAGGTGGTCTCGAACGGCAACAACTCGACCGGCGCCGACGGCAAGGACTTCGGCAGCCTGTTCGTCAGGGCGGACAGCCCGATCACGTCGCCCAGGCAGCTGGCCGGCAAGACGGTCGCCGCGAACACCCTGAAGAACATCGTGGAGACCAGCGTGCGCGCCTCGGTGCGCGAGGACGGCGGCGACCCGGCCGCCGTCAGGTTCACCGAACTGGCCTTCCCCGACCAGGTCCCGGCCCTGCAGAAGGGCAGCGTCGACGCCATCTTCGTGGTCGAGCCGTTCCAGCAGGCGGCGATCGCGGCCGGGGCCCGCCGGATCGCGTCGCCCTACGTGGACGTCGCCCCGGACCTGACCGTGGCCATGTACTTCACCTCGCAGCAGCTGATCGCCGGCAACCCGGATCTGGTCAAGCGCTTCACCGACGCGATGAAGGAGTCTCTGGCGTACGCCGACCAGCATCCGGACGAGGTCCGTGGCGTCCTCGGCACCTATACCAAGATCGCTCCCGAGGTGCGGTCCGCGCTGGTTCTGCCCAAGTTCCCGGCCGAGGTCAACCGCGCGTCGGTGGAGACCCTGGCCGACCTGGCCGTCACCGACCACCTGCTGACCGCGAAACCGGACCTGAACGCCCTGCTGCCCTGA